One genomic region from Paroceanicella profunda encodes:
- a CDS encoding ATP-dependent helicase, with product MSEWDETDDFTAWEAQSLSAQAMAARPAPYLDTLNAPQRAAVEQLDGPVLVLAGAGTGKTRALTARIAHLLNTGRARPHEILAVTFTNKAAREMKSRIGALVGGVIEGMPWLGTFHSLCVRILRAHAELVGLKSNFTILDSDDQLRLMKQIIQAEGIDDKRWPSRLLASLIDRWKNRAWTPDKVPADESGQYDGRGAELYAAYQARLKTLNAADFGDLLLHVVQIFLMHPDVLAKYQRWFRYILVDEYQDTNVAQYLWLRLLAQGHRNICCVGDDDQSIYGWRGAEVGNILKFEKDFPGAAVIRLEQNYRSTPHILAAASSVIHQNESRLGKTLWTDSPEGEKVRLIGHWDGEEEARWIGEEIEALTRGTRGHAPVSADGIAILVRASFQMRAFEDRFLTIGLPYRVIGGPRFYERAEIRDAMAYFRVVVSPDDGLAFERIVNTPKRGIGDKAQQEINRIARENGVSLLEGARMLVEAGGLSAKARKALGELVAGFDRWRAWNRALGAGTVADGEVLVSDDRPETDGPLTHVELAQIILDESGYTEMWRTDKSPEAPGRLENIKELVQALEEFENLQGFLEHVALVMDNEQDESAPKVSIMTLHGAKGLEFPAVFLPGWEDGLFPSQRSMDESGLKGLEEERRLAYVGITRAEEHLTISFAANRHVYGRWQSALPSRFIDELPKSHVDVLTPPGLYGGSFGASSPGGGFTEAAGLPGVMRGTDLEQRAAQANVYNSPGWARMQARRGQHGTSQPRESRNLVIDAKAVSARKIGERVFHQKFGYGEVMEIEGDKLTIEFDKAGTKRVVGSFVTAADEAPF from the coding sequence ATGAGCGAATGGGACGAAACCGACGATTTCACCGCCTGGGAGGCACAGAGCCTCAGCGCGCAGGCCATGGCCGCGCGCCCGGCGCCCTATCTGGACACGCTGAACGCGCCGCAACGCGCCGCGGTGGAGCAGCTGGACGGCCCCGTGCTGGTGCTCGCCGGCGCGGGCACGGGCAAGACCCGGGCGCTCACCGCACGCATCGCGCACCTGCTCAACACCGGCCGCGCCCGCCCGCACGAGATTCTCGCCGTCACCTTCACCAACAAGGCCGCGCGCGAGATGAAGTCCCGCATCGGCGCGCTGGTGGGCGGGGTGATCGAGGGCATGCCCTGGCTGGGCACCTTCCACTCGCTGTGCGTGCGCATCCTGCGCGCCCACGCGGAACTGGTGGGGCTGAAATCCAACTTCACCATTCTGGATTCGGATGACCAGCTGCGCCTGATGAAGCAGATCATCCAGGCCGAGGGCATCGACGACAAGCGCTGGCCGTCGCGGCTGCTGGCCTCGCTGATCGACCGCTGGAAGAACCGCGCCTGGACCCCGGACAAGGTGCCGGCCGACGAATCCGGGCAATATGACGGCCGCGGGGCGGAGCTTTACGCCGCCTACCAGGCCCGGCTGAAGACCCTCAACGCGGCGGATTTCGGCGACCTGCTGCTGCATGTCGTGCAGATCTTCCTCATGCACCCGGACGTGCTGGCGAAATACCAGCGCTGGTTCCGCTACATCCTGGTGGACGAGTATCAGGACACCAACGTCGCCCAGTACCTGTGGCTGCGCCTGCTCGCGCAGGGCCACCGCAACATCTGCTGCGTGGGCGACGACGACCAGTCCATCTACGGCTGGCGCGGCGCGGAAGTGGGCAACATCCTGAAGTTCGAGAAGGATTTCCCCGGCGCGGCAGTCATCCGGCTGGAGCAGAACTACCGCTCCACCCCGCATATCCTCGCCGCGGCCTCCTCGGTCATCCACCAGAACGAGAGCCGGCTGGGCAAGACCCTCTGGACCGATTCGCCCGAGGGCGAGAAGGTCCGGCTCATCGGCCATTGGGACGGCGAGGAGGAAGCCCGCTGGATCGGCGAGGAGATCGAGGCGCTCACCCGCGGCACCCGGGGCCACGCCCCGGTGTCGGCCGACGGCATCGCCATCCTGGTGCGCGCCTCCTTCCAGATGCGCGCCTTCGAGGACCGGTTCCTGACCATCGGCCTGCCCTACCGCGTCATCGGCGGCCCGCGCTTCTACGAGCGCGCCGAGATCCGTGACGCGATGGCCTATTTCCGCGTCGTCGTCTCGCCCGATGACGGGCTCGCCTTCGAGCGCATCGTGAACACGCCCAAGCGCGGCATCGGCGACAAGGCCCAGCAGGAGATCAACCGCATCGCGCGCGAAAACGGCGTCTCGCTGCTGGAGGGCGCGCGGATGCTGGTGGAGGCCGGCGGCCTCTCCGCGAAGGCGCGCAAGGCGCTCGGCGAACTGGTCGCGGGCTTCGACCGCTGGCGCGCCTGGAACCGCGCGCTCGGCGCCGGCACGGTGGCGGACGGCGAGGTGCTGGTGAGCGACGACCGGCCGGAGACCGACGGCCCCCTCACCCATGTCGAACTGGCGCAGATCATCCTCGACGAGAGCGGCTACACCGAGATGTGGCGCACCGACAAGTCGCCGGAGGCGCCGGGCCGGCTGGAGAACATCAAGGAGCTGGTGCAGGCGCTGGAGGAGTTCGAGAACCTGCAGGGCTTCCTCGAGCACGTCGCCCTCGTGATGGACAACGAGCAGGACGAGAGCGCCCCAAAGGTGTCGATCATGACCCTGCACGGCGCGAAGGGGCTGGAATTTCCGGCCGTGTTCCTGCCGGGCTGGGAGGACGGGCTCTTCCCCTCGCAGCGCTCGATGGACGAGAGCGGGCTGAAGGGGCTGGAGGAGGAGCGCCGCCTCGCCTACGTGGGCATCACCCGGGCGGAGGAGCATCTCACCATCTCCTTCGCGGCGAACCGGCATGTCTACGGGCGCTGGCAATCCGCGCTGCCGTCACGCTTTATCGACGAGTTGCCGAAGTCCCATGTCGACGTGCTGACGCCGCCGGGCCTCTACGGCGGCAGCTTCGGCGCCTCGTCGCCGGGCGGCGGCTTTACCGAGGCGGCCGGCCTTCCCGGCGTGATGCGCGGCACCGACCTGGAGCAGCGCGCGGCGCAGGCGAATGTCTACAATTCGCCGGGCTGGGCGCGGATGCAGGCCCGGCGCGGCCAGCACGGCACCAGCCAGCCGCGCGAGTCGCGCAACCTGGTGATCGACGCGAAGGCGGTGAGCGCGCGCAAGATCGGCGAGCGCGTGTTCCACCAGAAATTCGGCTATGGCGAGGTGATGGAGATCGAGGGCGACAAGCTCACCATCGAGTTCGACAAGGCCGGAACCAAGCGTGTCGTGGGAAGCTTCGTGACCGCGGCGGACGAAGCGCCGTTCTGA
- a CDS encoding DUF1127 domain-containing protein, producing the protein MSTTTFASAPATGRLRAAIDAVFDVFASLGEGLSAAHEYERLSRLSDAALAARGLNRETLSQDVFRTFLSR; encoded by the coding sequence ATGTCCACCACCACCTTCGCCTCCGCTCCGGCAACCGGTCGTCTGCGCGCGGCCATCGATGCCGTGTTCGACGTGTTCGCCTCGCTGGGTGAGGGGCTCTCGGCCGCGCATGAGTATGAGCGCCTGTCGCGCCTGTCCGACGCTGCGCTGGCCGCGCGCGGCCTCAACCGCGAGACGCTGAGCCAGGACGTGTTCCGCACCTTCCTGAGCCGCTGA
- a CDS encoding cystathionine gamma-lyase → MTTPPRDDRALTLLHHRSEALRKGDPLSLPLTLSSVFHLPGDPQAEFTYGRFSTPVWQELEAQLAVIEAAECIVFPSGMAAIAAVFYAHLKSGDRVLMPSDGYYTGRVLLERFLVKLGVEPVFLPTRDFATTPLDGLAMAFIETPSNPGLDVCDIRAFAARARPAGVVTVVDNTTCTAYLQQPLDLGADLVVMSDTKSSAGHSDVLLGHVAGRDAALMQPIRDWRTLSGAIAGPFEAWLTHRGLETLDVRLERMCRSAGVIAGRFAEHPAVQSVRYPGLASDPSHEIAARQMSAFGFIISLSLESAEAAEAFITGCPALAATTSFGGVHSSAERRARWGDAVAPGFVRLSVGCEPTEALWSAFAAALPG, encoded by the coding sequence ATGACCACCCCCCCGCGTGACGACCGCGCCCTCACCCTGCTGCATCACCGTTCCGAAGCCCTGCGCAAGGGCGACCCGCTGTCGCTGCCGCTCACCCTGTCGAGCGTGTTCCACCTGCCGGGAGACCCGCAGGCCGAGTTCACCTATGGCCGGTTCTCCACCCCTGTCTGGCAGGAACTGGAGGCCCAGCTCGCGGTGATCGAGGCGGCGGAGTGCATCGTCTTCCCCTCCGGCATGGCGGCGATCGCGGCAGTGTTCTACGCCCACCTGAAATCCGGCGACCGGGTGCTGATGCCCTCGGACGGGTACTACACCGGGCGCGTGCTGCTGGAGCGGTTCCTGGTGAAACTGGGCGTGGAACCGGTGTTCCTGCCAACGCGCGACTTCGCCACCACCCCGCTCGACGGCCTGGCCATGGCCTTCATCGAAACCCCCTCGAACCCGGGCCTGGACGTGTGCGACATCCGCGCCTTCGCGGCGCGGGCCCGGCCGGCGGGCGTGGTGACCGTCGTCGACAACACCACCTGCACCGCCTATCTCCAGCAGCCGCTGGACCTCGGCGCCGACCTGGTGGTGATGTCGGACACGAAGTCGAGCGCCGGGCATTCCGACGTGCTGCTCGGCCATGTGGCCGGGCGCGACGCGGCCCTGATGCAGCCGATCCGGGACTGGCGCACCCTGTCGGGCGCCATCGCGGGGCCCTTCGAGGCCTGGCTCACCCACCGCGGGCTGGAAACGCTCGACGTGCGGCTGGAGCGCATGTGCCGCTCCGCCGGGGTGATCGCCGGGCGCTTCGCGGAGCATCCGGCCGTGCAGAGCGTGCGCTATCCCGGGCTCGCCTCGGACCCCTCGCACGAGATCGCGGCGCGGCAGATGTCGGCCTTCGGCTTCATCATTTCGCTCTCGCTGGAGAGCGCGGAGGCGGCGGAGGCCTTCATCACCGGCTGCCCGGCCCTGGCCGCGACCACCAGTTTCGGCGGCGTGCACTCCTCCGCCGAGCGCCGGGCGCGCTGGGGCGACGCGGTTGCCCCGGGCTTCGTGCGGCTCTCCGTGGGGTGCGAACCGACCGAAGCGCTCTGGTCCGCCTTCGCCGCAGCCCTGCCCGGCTGA
- a CDS encoding HNH endonuclease, which translates to MNTDFSTNFVRSPAALREHPALVLNADFRPLSYFPLSLWPWQEAVKAAWLDRVQIIAEYDVTVRSPSTEIRLPSVVVLRDYVKPARMAAFTRFNLFLRDEFTCQYCGSRGEMTFDHVVPRSRGGRTTWENVVASCSPCNLRKGNKTLKQSGMRLRQPAMRPSPEQLQNVGRKFPPNFLHDSWLDYLYWDAELDA; encoded by the coding sequence ATGAATACCGACTTCTCGACCAATTTCGTAAGGAGCCCGGCGGCCCTGCGGGAACACCCCGCACTGGTGCTGAACGCGGACTTCCGGCCGTTGTCCTACTTCCCGCTGTCGTTGTGGCCGTGGCAGGAAGCCGTGAAGGCTGCCTGGCTCGACCGGGTGCAGATCATCGCCGAATACGACGTGACGGTGCGCAGCCCCTCGACCGAGATCCGCCTGCCCTCGGTCGTGGTGCTGCGCGACTATGTGAAGCCGGCCCGCATGGCGGCCTTCACCCGGTTCAACCTGTTCCTGCGCGACGAATTCACCTGCCAGTACTGCGGTTCCCGCGGGGAGATGACCTTCGACCATGTGGTGCCCCGCTCCCGCGGCGGGCGCACGACGTGGGAGAACGTCGTCGCCTCCTGCTCGCCGTGCAACCTGCGCAAGGGCAACAAGACGCTGAAACAATCCGGGATGCGCCTGCGCCAGCCGGCGATGCGGCCCTCGCCGGAGCAACTGCAGAACGTGGGCCGGAAATTCCCGCCCAACTTCCTGCACGACAGCTGGCTGGACTATCT